The Neodiprion lecontei isolate iyNeoLeco1 chromosome 2, iyNeoLeco1.1, whole genome shotgun sequence genome segment CCGTGTCCCTGCCCATTTCACCCACAAACCACAGTTTCGGAGACAAGGCGAGTTCATATGGTAGCGGTGGTGGCATAGGCGTGCAACGACCCGAATACATAATGCATTGCTTATGCACTGAGAAACGGCAAGATGTGCATCTGTATCCCTGTGAACAGTTTCATTGTCTGACTGATcacattttaaaatttcatcggTAACATTTTTTACCTCGTTTTAACTCATAAGAAGTTAGTTATTTCAGAAAACGTGCAATACCTGAAATATTCGACCCTTCAGAAACTTCCCGCAGTGCTGACAATATTGCGCAGTATCAAATGTGGTCAGCTTGAATTTATGATCTGTTGATTTGCAGGCGGCTGGATTAATGTTGTCCATTGCTTCTCGTAATGCTTTGATCCATGCTTTCTTTTGATCATCAGTTCTGGCGTACAAGGTATAGGCAGTGTAGGCTTGCTTGTGAACCAGCAGCCATTGGTAAGACCATCGAGAATCACGGCCCATGGTCCGTCTTTCCATATGATCTTCCAATCTGTAGTCATCCAAACGTAATGTTTCCTTGTAGCAATACTGATCTCCTCTTTCTGCTTTGCAAATCAGTACCACTTGCTCAAAAACAAATGCCCATCGTGCCTTCACCCGCTGGTCGTTGTGAGCTTTTACCTGTAGACAGAAATTGAATATCCTCAAGGATCAATGAGCTCcatcatttgaataaaagtaaaGAAGAGCGAAAAAACGTTTAGAAAATTTACTGCAATGTTATTTGCGCCAATGATAGTGAACACGAGTGAAACAACAGCCCTACTTTGTATAAGAAACGAATCTGATGAAATTTGCATAAGACAAGCTCAGATATCaacaatttgtaaaaagttttACAATTGGAACATTCAAAATGAGCCAACTCTGGTGTTTATCAAGCGATTCCATCATTTTTAGGCTCACTTTGCTCGCTGGCGAGCTTCCtatgaattttctgaaaaacattcaagtAATCGTACCTTAAAGTAAAGAGATAATGCataaatgtaattgttgaCGAATATCTGTCCTAGCATACttagataaatatatatttatgcaaTCAGGAAATAACTgttcataaattttgtttttagcGATCCTACGAGATCTCTAtggtaaacaaaataaatccaaCAACATTGGAAATTTCATAGAAAACACCAGTTTTATTGTTTCGAACGTTCTAAATATAAAGCCTttcctcaaatttttaatatcctacctgtgttattcgaatttgctcCGATTCACTTACATTACTTCATACAAAAGTTGGTTCGTTTGTTTTCAACATTATTAGTGCAAATTGCGCTGCTGGaaactttttgaaaagttttttctgTTCACGtaatgtatgatgatgtgacAATCTGGCTGATTCATCTCAAAACTGAGGTTTACGATTTCTTTATAACCGTGTAGTGAATTTGATAAGCGTAAGAAGCATACCTTCAGTTCTCCATCTTTGAGCAAACGCCCGTAATTCTTAAGTTGTGTATCCTCTGTAACATCCCAGCCTACGATTGAAGCTTGAATATCTCTGATGAGATCCAGTGTGTCCGAATCACGCTTTACTTCGTTTATGTATTGTGCTACATCTACCATAGCTTCTCTAGCTTTCTCTAATTGTCGCCGGTCTTCGATCCATTCACGAGGAGTTTCTTCTactaatttttgtaacaataaGTGGTATTTCAGTATCCTTTGCATCGGAACTGACAATATGTCGAGGAGTTTGAATCTCCCGTTATTAGCCTCTTCCTGGCATCTctacagacaaaaaaaaaaacgatcagAAACTTGAATATCCAGAGACAATGATCCCACTGACTTTACATGATAGACAACTTACGATTACTACTTCATTGATGAGTTCGTTGCGACAAACATCTCGCACTGTAATTTGGGCTAAAGTCAAGTTGGCACAGTAATCACCATAAAGTAGAAACTTTTCCCGccaatctaaaaatattctcgCTAAGTCTGCTCCGTTTCGGGCAATGCGTAACTTGCTATGAAAATCTGTGTGAATTATTGATAGTTCTTCTATCCCAAAGAAAATGCATGCTGAATCTTCTGGACGAAGAAGTGGAGACAAAGGGCGAGCGAAATGTCTCAGCAAGTTTACCAATACTTCAGAGTAGTTGCGTTCAGTTTCGACCAATTCTTGAACAACGTAGTCACGCTTTTCACCTCCAGATGCCGGCACCCCCTAAACACTCACATCAATGTATTAATCAGTGCACATAAAGATAAAAGCGCAGAAGTTTGGGGATTCATAGCAATTCGAtatgattgaaataaatttacatcAAGATATATCCTCGGCATG includes the following:
- the LOC107225203 gene encoding protein vav; the encoded protein is MNTGDSDADPSNGWHECASWLTRCGALRSDHKANWPSATAFDLAYTLRDGVLLCNLLNTVDPGCVDMKDVNQKPQLAQFLCLRNIKIFLSACSSVFGLSESELFEPSMLFDLSNFHRVLCTLSALSICPRLRRKGIEGFSIGRDRSQEDIYKDLQSAGVGREDEGRRRRFRRREGNEAGVGGDSRDPVEEEDGYGVFCSHAQSEEIYQDLCSLHMPPPTSTTQGVPASGGEKRDYVVQELVETERNYSEVLVNLLRHFARPLSPLLRPEDSACIFFGIEELSIIHTDFHSKLRIARNGADLARIFLDWREKFLLYGDYCANLTLAQITVRDVCRNELINEVVIRCQEEANNGRFKLLDILSVPMQRILKYHLLLQKLVEETPREWIEDRRQLEKAREAMVDVAQYINEVKRDSDTLDLIRDIQASIVGWDVTEDTQLKNYGRLLKDGELKVKAHNDQRVKARWAFVFEQVVLICKAERGDQYCYKETLRLDDYRLEDHMERRTMGRDSRWSYQWLLVHKQAYTAYTLYARTDDQKKAWIKALREAMDNINPAACKSTDHKFKLTTFDTAQYCQHCGKFLKGRIFQGYRCTSCRFSVHKQCIMYSGRCTPMPPPLPYELALSPKLWFVGEMGRDTATSRLEHREDGTYMLRVRRAGQPRVGNETSYALSIKAYGRVKHIRVFKREADGAVHYYLSESRFFKSVVELIEYYERASLAENFEDLDQRLLWPFRRVLAKALFDFRGGEPNQLSLRRGCRVVVLSKEGDARGWWKGKIGDQVGFFPKEYVAEE